ACCGATCCGGAGGAAGCGAAGAGGAAGATCGAAGCGACGAGCGCCGTGCGCCGCATTTCAGCGTTTTCCCGCGTCGAGCCGCGCGACGCTCACCACGACGGGCTTCGCGCCTTCATCCAGGAAGAACCCGGGGACGGCGGCCTTGCCCGACTCGGCTTCGGCGAGCGTCCCATAGTTCCCCCAGCAGAGCCGGTAACACGCCTTTCCTTGGAGCGCGAAAGGGACGATGAAAAAATCGGCCGAATTCCGGGTCCGCTCGGCCGCTTTCCTCACCGACTCCTCGCGGCAGGCGATGGACAATTGCAGCGTGAAGCCGCCCGGAGCCTCGCTCGTAAGGGCAGAGAGCCAGGCGGCCGCGGCGGCCTCGGCGTTCCCGGCATCGAGAAGGGAGCGCGCCGCGCGGCGCGAGCCGGTCGCCGAATCCTGGCTCGGTTCGGCCTGCCCGGCAGCCGCCGCGGGCGCCTGATCCCCTGCGGAAGAGGATTCAGGAGAGGAGGTCGCGGCCGGCGGCGGGGGAGAAGGCGATTCGGTGGGCGGATTCTCCGGCTCTCCCGGCGGGGCCTGCGCCGCGGCGCTCGCCGAATCGGCCGCCGGCTCGGGAAGGGTCGCTGCTTCCGGGGCGGCACGCTCCTCCCCGGATGCCGCCTGCGGGCTAGCGGGAACGGGCGAACCGCGCAAGAAGACGAACCAGACGAAGCCCGCGGCGAGGAGCGCGATCCCGGTGATCACCGAGAGAATTCCCCACCGGCTCGAAGCGGCTCGAGCGCGCGAGGCGGGGAGGGTCCCTTTGAACTCCAGCCGAATCGGACCTCCTCGAGCCACGAGCTCTTCCGGCTCGTGCGCCGCCGCCGAGCGAAAAATCTCTCCCGCCGGGGCGGGCGAAGCGGCGATCGGCTGCGCCGGCGCGGCCGCGGCCGGAGCCGGGGGCGGACTCGGCGCGTCGACTTCCGGCGGCGGAGGCTCCGAAGCTTCCTCCTCCGGCGGGGCCGCGACCTCGATGCGTGCCGGCTCCGCGGGGCTGGCGAGCGGCGGCAAGGGCGTCGCCTCCTCGCCCCCGGCGGCGGCGCGCGAAGGGAGCTCCTCCGGGAGGATCTCTTCAGGCTCCGGCTCCCCGGGCTCGGCGGCGAGCCATCCGAAGAGATGCAGCGCGTACACCACCTTGCTGGCTGAGAAATCGTCGAGGCCCGCTCCCTGTCCGAAGGCGTGGATCGTCATCGGCGCCGAGAAACGCGCCGCATGCGCCTGCCAGGCCCGGGGAAGCTTGGGCGGCGCCTGCGCCTCCCCGGGCGGAGGGGAAGAAGGGGAGTAGACTGTGTCTGGAGCGCCGACTTCCAGGAGCACGAAGCTCCGCTCCGGCAGCTCCTTGATCAGATCGATGAGAAGCTCCCGCGTGTCGACGTTCAGCGAGGTGACTTCGCGGGGGAAGTATCCCTCCTGGACATCGTAGCGGCCTTCCGCGAGGCCGAGGACGCTCCCGACGATCTGGCGGAGCTGCTGGCGGGCCCCCGCGAAGAGCTCCCCGCTGGTGAGGAATCCCATCTGCACGAGGACTCGGGCCAGGGAGGTTCCCGCCTTCGCCTGCTTGCGGGCCAGATCGAGCTGTTCCGTTTTGAGCTTGCCGGCCCGCATCAGAATCGGCGCCAGGTGATCGGCCTGGTCGTTGGAGGAGGCCATGGCGATCTCGCCCGATTGAAAATAGAGGAGCTTCAGGACGGCGCCGACCGAGATTCGCAAAGTGCCGCTGAATGCCTCGAGGTGCAGGCGGACGAGGAGCCTGGGGCAGGAAGTTTCGGCGAATGTTCCCGAGCTGCTCACCGGTTCCATTCAGATGCCATCCTCGGGGCGGACCCCGGGCCCCCGAGGCGGGTGGTGGGGGAAATCACCGAGCGATGGAAGTATAGTGTCGGCCCCCGGGGGTGTCAACCGCGCCTTAAAGGGTGCGGATGAGGCCTAATTATTTGACCGACATGGGGTTGTTAATATGTCTTCGTCCCGGAAAACGGCGCCGCGCACGACCCGGATCGAAAGCCGGTACGACGTGATCATCGTCGGCAGCGGCATCGCCGGACTGCGCG
This genomic interval from Candidatus Polarisedimenticolia bacterium contains the following:
- a CDS encoding DUF4388 domain-containing protein, which encodes MEPVSSSGTFAETSCPRLLVRLHLEAFSGTLRISVGAVLKLLYFQSGEIAMASSNDQADHLAPILMRAGKLKTEQLDLARKQAKAGTSLARVLVQMGFLTSGELFAGARQQLRQIVGSVLGLAEGRYDVQEGYFPREVTSLNVDTRELLIDLIKELPERSFVLLEVGAPDTVYSPSSPPPGEAQAPPKLPRAWQAHAARFSAPMTIHAFGQGAGLDDFSASKVVYALHLFGWLAAEPGEPEPEEILPEELPSRAAAGGEEATPLPPLASPAEPARIEVAAPPEEEASEPPPPEVDAPSPPPAPAAAAPAQPIAASPAPAGEIFRSAAAHEPEELVARGGPIRLEFKGTLPASRARAASSRWGILSVITGIALLAAGFVWFVFLRGSPVPASPQAASGEERAAPEAATLPEPAADSASAAAQAPPGEPENPPTESPSPPPPAATSSPESSSAGDQAPAAAAGQAEPSQDSATGSRRAARSLLDAGNAEAAAAAWLSALTSEAPGGFTLQLSIACREESVRKAAERTRNSADFFIVPFALQGKACYRLCWGNYGTLAEAESGKAAVPGFFLDEGAKPVVVSVARLDAGKR